ATAAGCAATTACAGAAATCTGCATTGTTGTGTTCAAAGAAGCCAAGTGTGTTTCAGTATTCACAAAATCTCAAGAACTATTATTACTGTGCTGATACTAATTTCCTTGTCTTCAATAACTCAGAACACATGAtttcaatttctaaaataaagttctaaaataaacaaaatagcaactcattaaaaaaaacccaaaacttgaACCTCTCCATTAAGACTAAAATGTCAACTTTGATTCAAAACTAGGTCTGACATTGTTGTAATatagatcttccttgacttacaatGGTGTCATGGCCCAATAAACtcatcataaattgaaaataccATAAGTTGAAAACGCACTTAATAATCCAAACCTACCAAACATCATTGCTTAGCCTAGCCTAGCCTATCTTAAATgggctcagaacacttacatgagcctacagttgggcaaaatcatctaacatgAAGCCTATTTTATCATAAAGTGGtgaatatctcatgtaacttATTGACTACTATACTGAGAATGAAAACCAGGATGGCTGTACGGGTACAGAGTGGTTGTTAAGTTGTCTGACCTCGTAATCGAGTGGCTGACCACAAGCTGTGGTGGCTGCCGCTGTCCAGCCTCATGACGGAGGATCCTACAGCATTTCATAGGCCCAGGAAAAGAGCAAATCTCAAAATTCcgaagtatggtttctactgaatgtgtattgcTTTACCACCATCACAAACTTGAAAATTCATAAGGTGAACCATTGTAACTTGTGTTTCATCAAATTtcagacactgatgaaagacataCCATTGGAATGATCCTTGTTTCTTCTGCTTTACCAACCCCCCACCATCCAGACCTCTGCACACAAAAGTAACATCTCCAAGACGTTCCTTTCTTTTCCAACCTCACTGCCAAGTAATCTCCACCAACTCTCGCCCCCACAATCGTTCTAACTTTCTAACTagcttttctcccccttcccattcATGTCCCCACCAGAGTCCCCCAAGCTCCAGGGCTAGCTAAGATAATTACTCTGATACTATCACGACCTAAGTTAAATATCTTTCACGGTTCCCCAGTGCCTATACAATGTCCAGTCCTTAGCATGGAGTTGAGACCTAATACGTACATGCCTGCTTCTATGAACTCTAAGAGCAGGATTTACACCTTGATAACCTCTGAGTTTCTTGTATATAGTAAGTATCCAGaaataatgcaaatgaaaataccaTTTGATTCTCAGATCTGAAATTTAGAGTAAATCATCTGGAAGGCCTGGATTAGTCACCCTGAGGAGGCAATGGAATGAATCAGGAGACCTGCAAgggctttctttttattcttaatctTCAGAGTATAACATGTTTATAATAAAGGTCTGCTGATTGTGGGAGTCTTCTGAACCAAAAATCAATTCATACCCCAACAATTTCAAATTTATGCAGGCCGCACCCAATGTCTGAAATTGGGAATCTCTAGAAAGTACCATAAGGGCATGACGGGAGGGACCTGTGCATATTATAAAAAAGCTACACTGGTGAAAACCAGTTGCCTTTCTGGCCTTGATCCTGAGAGCTTTAAAGGGAATGAGGAAAGCAAGGTCAATTTGGAATAGACGATTTTAGCCGACAGGACACAGGTAAAGACTAAACAGAACAGCAAATGTCTAAAACAATTAGAATCATATCATTTGTGTCTTTCCAATGTATTGTTCTCATAATGCACAGGTTCATTAATGGCGATTAACAAAGATTATTAATCTATATGTAGCAAGCTTCCCTGCTTGTTGGTCTTACAAAGAAATAATCCTCTCAAAttctatcttaaaaattaaaatttacatattgatTTACAAAATTTGGTGTACTGGGGTCACTAGAATATAATCTTAATACTTTCCTATCAGAAATCTCAAGGGGACTTATACACTATATCTTGTATTTGATCATATCATAACAACTTGTTCTCTTTAACTATTGGACTCGCCGTGTTATCCTGTGTCCAGTGCCTAAGAGCTCGTTAATTACCTAAACTATATCTCCATAGGTCTTGTTAATTACCCGTCTCCTGTCTCAGAGGACCTTGTTAATAACTTGTACAGTCTCTCTAAAGAGGTCCTaacaacacattaaaattaaagatgctTTTCTTTTAGCACCTGTCAAGTGCTGTAAATTGAGAAATTTTCACATCAGTTTATTAGCCTACAGtagtttttgtggatttttttggcTGGTTTGCTTCTCTCACAAAATCTCTCTGTATCTTAATCTCTCAgctcaaaataacaacaacaacaacaacaacaacaacaagttaACAAAGTTTCGTCTTTTTTTGTTATggagctttttttgttttcaattttgaagTCTATAAATATCAATTTGCATTAGTGAGTTAGCAAAAGGATGGCATGGTCGGTATCTGCAAATTAACCCATCGGGAAATGTACCAATTAATGAGAGCTATTATAATGAGTATTAGGATGACAAAGGGTAAAAAAAGTTTCAAGTGGCATCTGGGGAGTTCGGCAGGAAAGTTCTAGTTAGTGTTGAGGGAACTCATCATATTGCATATTCCGTGCTCCCAGTCACTGTTTCATTGGATACATTCTGCAAATCCCGGGACACTAATGGATTAGTGGCTCTAAAAATCACctcaaaagtttttgttttctgtctcataAATGAGGCTACAAGTTTTCAGCTATGTAAACGGTGTATAGCCTGTCATGAATAATAGGcaaaattatctttaatattagacaaacaaaaagtaaatactgCTATTAAAATAAACCTCATGCACTTTAAGGTCTACCACGCCAAAGACTGGGTTGTAAATTCACAcgggagggggacaaaaggtCCATAAGGAGtgttataaaaatgaagattttaaaaccATGAATGGGATTATTTCTTTAGGAGCATTTGTTcgctataactttttaaaatcaaaatgtagGCCTCTAGTAAACAGTCTTTTTTTCATGAACATGTTCTGCAACTCCATAATAATGATTACACGCTTATAAGCCTATGGTGATTGGTGATTtgtgaaaataagaaacacatttaaatatacattctAGGTAACAATTTTTTATACCTTCTAAGAAAGGTATGATACAACCATAGACAGGAATTGACTagttaaggaaagaaagaagggagaaagggaagtagGTCAATGTGATCCCAAAAGTAAAAGGCATTCTGtcatgcaaaattataaaatactagtGATAGATAGGAGTTCTTGATCTCAGACACTATTTCTGCACTGTCCTAAGAAACAGCTAAAGGGCACACAGGGTTTTCCACAGCAAATACTGTCAATGGAAATCCATGCATATATGTTCCAATAAAATCAGTAACACCCGAAATGATATTATAAAACATACCATTAAGTGAACATAGAGCAACTGAGACTTTTTGCCACATGGTATTCACAACTACAGTAAGGCGGAAAAATAATGAGGGGAAAGCATGTTCTTTGTGTGAGTCACAAACGGAAGGATATTCCCAAAACGAAATTCTCCACTAAAAATACCTCCCGTAAGTTCTTGCTCTCCGATGAGCTTCCTCTCTTAACATCAAACATCAGCTCTCCATACAGGGTACGCTTATATTATcgactgtgtatttttttttttttaatttcagaataagACATACCCAACGAACTTTTTCCTTAACGAATTCCCTTGACTGGGTAGAGTTCTTCAATCCTACACTTTTTCATGGAGGCTCAGAAGAACACCCATCTCAGAGTTTCTCTTCAAGTTATTATAGGTAGCATATAAACACACGCATGTTTTGTGTTGTTCGTCACTACTGATGCCTAGGTTTTACCTGAACCCTGAGAAACAAATCATGCACAGAGGCCATAAATATTAAACCGTCAGACATTTCAATGCCTACCATGATTTAGATGTGTCTTAGCTATTCGGCAAAATCTCATAGTCCTCTCCACATCCCTGTTACAGTCAAGCTGATCTCCTTACTTTGGCCTCCACCTCAGCGAAGGCCCTGTCAGCAAAACTGACATGACGATGTCACCTATTCAACTATGAGTTCACCAACAGGACTCCTCATTCCTATTCATCAATGAGTACTTACTGAGCTCTTAGGAAATACATGATATAATTTAGATTAGTGATTGTTAAACCTGACTGAGAATCAGTGGTTAagtctttaaaatgttgatttttatttcaggGCCCATTCCACTAAAGATCCTAACTCAGTATGAGATAGGACCCAACAAACTGTAAGTTGAAAAGAAgtccccaggagcccctgatgaTCAGCACTAAGGATGTGCACCGATGTAGGTGCTGTGGGGCACCCACAAAAGAAGAATTCAGCATAGCTGTTAACGAAGCTTAGGTAGCTTAGGAAGTCTGGATCTGGTGTTACaaatcagtggttcttaaacttttttcAACTAGGCTTTTTAAGCACAGCAAAGTTACCATGGCCCCTGTGCCCTAACGATTAATAATAGTGCTAAGGGTTGTGAGAAGTAAATGCAAAAACTGCAGTTCACTTAATATTGTAAAGATGTATCATTCAGACAAGGTTTACCCAGTTATGCTTCGTTAGGTGGCCTTCCACACGCGTTCAGGGACACAGGCTGCCCCTCTCTTATGGCTCTGCCCTTCTCAAAGATCTCCACTCAGTTAGCCTGGGGCTCCGCCAACTAGTTCAGTAAACTGCCAAATAATAAATACCTTTGGCTTTGGCCTTCCTGGCCATACAGCCTCTGTTACAACTACTTGACTCTACCACTGTAGCACAAAAGTACCCATAAACCAACGGGTAGGCTGTGCTCCACTGAAACATTccttacaaaaataggcagcGAGCCAGACTTGGCCCCCGAGCCTTGTTTGCCAACGCCCTGGTCTAAGGTAGTGAGGAAGAGAGGCAACAGTACGTTGACGACTATCCAGTACGTTTTCGCGAACAGACCTGAAGATGGTCGACATCTCTTCGGCTAACTCTTCATTAAGCCAGAACTTCGTCACATGTCCCCACCTAACTAAGGGTCTGCGTCCGTCTGAAAAGAAAGGGCATCATGTGTGCTGAACACACCCACCCCTTCCACATTCCACTGGAAGACCGGCCCAGTGTCATAGAAGAAATGGCTGTgaacagattatttaaaaatggtgcaacacacacacaggggttTTTCGTTTTCGGAAAATTATATACTGCTGATGCAAACAGGCACGACTTTACGAATTGTGGAGTTAACCACACAACACATTAGTTGATGCTGATGATGCCAAAGCACCTgtgatttataattaaaaaaagcaaGCGTAGCAATTTTAAATCACAGATAACTCGATACCCATCATAAAGCGATGAAACATCTTCCTGAAAATGACAAGAATTCCAACTACACCTTCCAGTCCACGTGCAGTAGGCGCTTCTGCAGCATGCCAAGTGTTCAACGGCATCCAGACTTTTCAGAAGTGGCACAGACCACAAAGTCAATGCGGTGTACTCACCGCACCCCATTCAGCTTCTTCCGGGTCCATCGCTGAGCCCGATTTCTTCACTGGCTGCACTGAGGCCGGGACGTGACTGCGCTCTGGCCAAGGGGACATCTGCAGAAGTGACGTACAGCACGGCCAGGCCTGGCACATGAAAGCGTGCTGTGTGGGGGCCTCCGCTCGCTTTGCCTGCCGCCTGACCTTGGGAGACAAGGTGGTAAATGGTGGCACAAGAAAGGAGGAGCCTGGTTCCAGAATACTAGGGTGGCGCTGAACGGCTGCAGGGAGCAAAACACTGGCTTCCCTCGTCCCCGGCATCGTGAGTCAGGAGGCAACAACACGGAGCTGTATGCTTGTACCGTGATAGGTGATAAGCCACTGAAATCTGGGGTTATTACATTACAGCTGGTAACTTGCCTAACACTGGGTTCTTACGAAACTCCAGAAAATGTGCTATTTAGGGTATGAATATTACATTTCAGGAGTCCTTTAAACACACTCAGATTCTGAATAATGCTTAGTTGTACACAAAAAAATGCACGTATCTGCCTTTGTGGCTCTGTCTTCCACGTCCCAGAAGATCTCGATCTCTGCAGCCCACCCTGGGCTGGAAGAGGAGACTGAAGGAATAAAAGCACATTTTAGGAAACCGGTCTGCCAAGCTttgtattcattcactcaaaaatgtttttttctaacaCCTGCTACCTGCCAAGCATCAGGCTGGAGACTCGGGGCAGAAACACGAATGCCATGTGGGCACTGCCCTCAAGTTGTCCACGGCGGCGGGAGGGACAACAGTGACCAGCCTGTATCAGTGAACGATGGGAGGCCCGTAGAAAGGAAGACTTACGTAAGAAAATGCTGCAGCACACGGATCAATTACCCTCTCCACCTCCCTAGAAAGAGCAGGCCGGGCTTCcgagaagaggggcagggagatgaaAGAGACTGCAAGTTAGTGACTGCGAGGACAAGCGTAGAACCCCCGTTCTCTGTTGGAGTAATCCCACAAAAAGCCTGATTCATTTCTCCTATCAGTTTGATGCAAGACTGTAGGACCTATTCCAAGAACAGAAGCAAAATACCTATTTGTTTGTGGTTTACAAGGTGCTTTCTTCAGGTGGATTTCACTTTTTACTAAGAAAAACTGATGTCTAAGAAAGTGTTCCTTGGTCCTTTCCAGTTTTAATCCTACGCTATGCACACGCAGGGCAATACCACGGCCTCCCTGCACCTGCCATCACAGGTGAGCCAGAGACACCACAAAGAACACGATCCAGTTCCACAGCTACCCAGTTTACCCTCAACTTTGCTCAGCATTCTCGCAGACACTAGTCCCAAGAGTCCAGGAGACTCTAAACAGATCGATTTAgcacaactggaaaaaaataacctGCAGCACACGTCCTAGTGATAGGAGGCCATAGCTTCAAAAGGGCCTTCGGTGGAGATGTTAATGTGAGCAATCTAAAATGTCTCCTATCACTGAGGGCTGATGTCGGGACGAGAAACAGGACCATACTGTTACGTAACGACATAACTACCTTGACCGTATTCTCCAAATTCCACTCAAGATAAAGCTGCTTTCTGGAAGTTTGAACTGCTTTCTTTTCCAAGATCTATTTATAGTCGATCCTCCTTCTTCACACTATAAATTAGAGCAACCCGCAACCCTTTTATTCCAAATGTGTTACATTTACCACAAACATGGTTTGCACACAGATGAAAGGTTAACTTCCCAGGAACCTGGATGGTTGTTATCCTCATGCCTGACATCCCAAAGAatagggagaagagaaataaaatttttaaatcttgtttttttgtttttttttttttaaaatgcttgcgAGCGTTTTATGCATATATCAAGAAACAACTCTAATTCTGATAGAAATAGCACTCGTACTGAAATCGCCCAAACAAAGCCTGAATCGGGCAAAATGCCACACTCACTTTTCAAATCTGTGGCAGTCCATGTGAACAGCCCAAGTAAAGGGCAATTAAAGAGCTGAGGACACTTATTTTTCCATATGCTGCCATAATTTAAAGACCTTATTTTCCTatcatttcccatttttcttgcttttccttgactctaaaattatgtaaattatcCAATCTCTAAGTTATCTCAGACAGTTGTTTTTAATTATCTTCTTCATAAAAAGAAGTTCAGTGAAAGTGGGGAGAAGCAAATATATTCCTATTTACCCCTGTAATTTAGGACTTAATATATGCAATATACTATGTAAAatcccaaaatgaaatatttgagagCGGCATAACAAAACTACGGactcaataaaacattaataccacatgacaaaaatatatttctttggaGTGTAGTTTATAAAGAAAACCGAACAGTACTTTTTAAAGccatggcaaatatttattgctaAAAGAAAACGAAAGAAACACGTTTCCCGTGAAAATGTTAAATGCCTACTTTAACGCGTCATTAGGAGATCGGAAGACAGGTGGGAGAGTACGGTCTAAACGGGTGCTTGTTAGCACTGTATTTTTCGCTTCTAGTGGGACAAAACAAAGCACTGCTTTTGAATAAAGTATGATACGAcagtatataaaacataataacagCTACCGTTCACGGGTTCCCTATCTGGGCCCTGGCTTTATACCATGTACTTGATTTGTAACTTATCATCACCCAGTCCTACCAGGTAGgtattcttttccttgtttcaAAGATGGAGATGATGAGGTTTATAGAGGTCACAGAGGTAGCGAGCCAGGGTTCCCGCTCCGGTCTGCATTCTAGACATTACTGCCTTGAGGAAAAACTTCTATTTCCCATGGCAGACACTCTACGATACTATTCTATAATTGCTTAGGATTCCAATACATTCATCTTAGTCTTTGCTTAAGGTTTCTTTTAATCAGCTGTTCCACGGTGGACTTCTGCAAAATCCATAAGCTCATTTAAAGGTATATTCACAGTTCCAACTTGTACTAAGGAATAAGAAAAGTACCGTTATATGCATAACTGAGAACTCAGATTTTGAAAACCTAATCTTTATCACTACCATGAGAGTGAGCATTCCCATGCCTACAAATCATCATATAGATGCACTTTGATATATTTACAGTACCCACAAGGGTCACAAAATTCCAGTAAACAGTCACAAAGAAAAGCTACTTCTAAAGAGCCACTTGCTAAAGGCAGGTGACACCTACTATGAAAACCAGTAAGACCTAACATGAGCCAGCTATTCTGAGAGAATAGCCCACGGGTTGCTATGGTCCACTAATCCTCTCCAGAGAGCCCAGGAACTAATCCCTGGAAAATAATATCTAGAAACACAACACATCCCCTAAATTTCTGGCTTAAATGAACACCCACTGGTGATTCACTCTCACCATGTCTCATCAAAAGCTATGCTGCTCTCTTCACAAGTTTCAGTTGAGTTTCTGGCTCACATAAGTAGAAAATAGACTAGGGTAGGGATTAAGAATCTTTTCCCCTTCTAAGATAAAAAGTTCAATTCCAAAGATGTATGCAATGATTCCTGGCTCcataatgaattataaaaataagataagaatTTTGTTCAAGtcaaataaaaggaatttaaaacattcaagtatttttaaagggATATTTGATACTTTAAGGGCGCTATTTTTCAAAATAGCCCAACTTCCCCCATGTTAGGCTTACCTTGAAGATGGCATTATATTTGAAGCCCTGAATTTTGCTGTAAACGGATTAGTTGACTCATAATCGAAATAGTCCTGACGATTTTCACTAAATGCATTGGGTGATTTCAAGTCACAAGGGCTATCAGATCCCCCATTGTTAAGTTTATCAGATCTTCTGCTATCTTTTTTTCCAGTCACTCTTTCAAACAGGCtaactttctcccttttctcccttttattttctttccttacttcaactggttttgaaaacaaattcatGCTGCTGTCCCAGGATTCACTGCTTTCTTCAAATGGATTTTTCTTCCTTGGCAGTGTTGCAAATTTTTGGGGTAATGAAGCAGTCACATTTGTAAATGGGTCATTTTGTCTTCCGAAAGACGAGTCACCTTCATCCACACTGCTGTCAGGTTGGTTCATTTTAGAAGTATCAAAGCTTAATGTTCTTCTGTGTGGAGATTTGAGACTTCCTGCAAACAATTTTGTAGTTAGTACATAATCAGTGACACATTGCATCATGCTACTTGACAGATTCTGTGTGCACACTGCTGCTTTTCGAATGAGAGCAATTAGCTATTTAAAGATATTAACCTTTAAAATAATCAaggaaaacaatcttaaaatgcTAAAGTATAGCAGTCTGAAGTAGGCAGGCTATTAATAATTAGCATATTGCTAGACAATCAGTAATTTACTCAGCTCAGAAAGAAACAATCATATAAACACACTATAATGTCAAAACCAGAGGTTCTGGTGGGCACGATGGTGCTATAAATTCTCAAAGACGTTTTTCATCATTAGCATTAAATATACTTTCCTACTCCTGCACACGCAAGGTTTTTCTTCTAGGAACTTTCTGATTAAATGGAATATCCATTTACATCTCAGGCTTCCGAGACTGAAGAAGcagcaattaagaaaaaaacaaaaagagagagagaaagagaatgcaggCTTTGAAAAGCAACTGGGACTTATTTTTGTTATCACTTAATATAACCACAATGCTGAATGCAGACAAGTTCTGCCTTTAATAAACATCAATTTTGAGGATAGTCAGCACTCAACAAAGATTTGATAACTAAACTTGAAAACTATCAAGAAGttgcaatttttaattttctaattttctcagtgaaactctgaaaattaaaaggGTAGTTCAGATCACTGAGGCTACGATTAGAAAGTGTCACTTACCACTTTCCGGAACCGCTCCGAAGGAATCTATCTGGCGTCCAAGAAGATGTGTCTGACCAGCGGTGCCAGACTTCAGCTTCTCAGAAGATATGTGGGTCCCAGTCAGATCAGACATCGAATGTGCCGAAGAGAGTCGCTGAGGACCCAAAAGGAAAGGCTTTTTTGGTTTGGATTTCATCTGCATTTCACCACTTGAAAATTCAGTACTGGCATCGGGCATGTGAGAACTTGGAATGATGGCAGAAGACGTATCAGAAAATGTCCCATCGTTTTTTCTACCTTTCatcttatcttttaattttgcAAAAGGAGACCTTGTTTTGTCCTTCATTGATAAGTCGAACATACTTGCTGTCATATTGTTCCTCATGAATTGAATATTGACCTTTATCTCACCCCTGTTTTTGGCTCTTTTTCCTTGTTTGGATTCTAATCTAAACCAccttaaagagaaggaaaaaaaaaaaaaaaactgggttgtAACATGTCACAAAGAGAGGATATGTGCCTGTTATGTACAAATAGCTTTTCAGGCTAAGCTATTATTACAAATCAAGGCACTCTAAGCATGACAGTGATTATGTGTCCATCTGACGTAAATGTTGCTAGTGGCCCAAGAACACGGTTTAAGGTTAAAAGACACTGAGGTAAAGActactgaaagaattcatcaatACAAACCACTTTTGAGCACTATAAAATGATAAAGGATCACATTTTTTAACAAATCCATATTTAGCCCCAACccccaaatatttcttctctaaaAACTACTAAAAGGATGTTGTTGATATTGGAGACCACTGCACCGGAGTTTGCTAATCATGAAAATTACATGTGATGTGAATTTAGATCCCTGTGAAGTGGGTCAAAGCCTTCTCctgaataaaatctgaaaaatgtgtAAAACGTAGGAAGTGACAATTAGTAATAACTCTTGTAAGGGttctgaagaaaagagaaagcctaAATGCTTCCTGTTAGAATGGACTTGCTTCATTTGCTATTGCCACCTTAACaataccaaataaaaattctcttaatTGGGGCCAAATCTCCTGCTTTTAGTCAGTTCGCCGAACTGCACGGCCCGTTGTCAAATGACGTTACAGGAGTCGCCCTTATCCGCGGTTTCACTTTCCACGGCTTGTTACCAGTGGTCAACCGCCTTCTGGAAGAAGATGATCCTTCTGGTACTTGCTCAGAAGGTCGGCGGTAGCCTCATGCTAGGTCACGAAGCCTACATCACTCACCCCACTTCGTCTCAATCCGGAggcatttatcatctcacatgATCACAAGAAGGATGATTACAGGACAGGAAGAGATGTGAAGAGAGAGACCCCATTCGCGTTACTCTTATTATGGCATATGTTACAACTGTTCTGTTGTATTATGaatttcttactgtgcctaatttataagttaaactttatgACAGGCACACATATATAGGGAAAAACATAGTGTATCTAGGGTGGGGTACTAGCCACACTTTTAGGCAACCACTGGGGTCTTGGAACGGATGCCCCGTGGATAAGAGGGGCTACTGGATAAGAGGCaaagtttattttggttttgttcacGGTACTTTTATCCATGAGAAAGTCTTCAGTTGTCAGTGTTACAAGTGGTCATTCTATAGGGAAAagagccaaaagaaaaagaaaaaaatttgcaaaatcgAGCCTAGAAGAAGTTTCTACAGTGTTTTCCCATTACTTAACAATGAAGCATAAACCGCACACAGGTTAGTACTTAAATACGGCTCTAATAAAGTGTAACACATTTTCTTAGCTACAAAGGAACTCTGATCTAAGTTTACATTAGTACTTTCTCTCCTTGTTACTAAGAAGATACCCAAGAAGAAGCTTATGTTTACCATACACCAAGTGAAGACTGGTTCACGGGTCTTT
This genomic stretch from Prionailurus bengalensis isolate Pbe53 chromosome D2, Fcat_Pben_1.1_paternal_pri, whole genome shotgun sequence harbors:
- the RAB11FIP2 gene encoding rab11 family-interacting protein 2 isoform X1 produces the protein MMLSEQAQKWFPTHVQVTVLQAKDLKPKGKSGTNDTYTIIQLGKEKYSTSVAEKTLEPVWKEEASFELPGLLMQGNPEKYILFLIVMHRSLVGLDKFLGQVAINLNDIFEDKQRRKTEWFRLESKQGKRAKNRGEIKVNIQFMRNNMTASMFDLSMKDKTRSPFAKLKDKMKGRKNDGTFSDTSSAIIPSSHMPDASTEFSSGEMQMKSKPKKPFLLGPQRLSSAHSMSDLTGTHISSEKLKSGTAGQTHLLGRQIDSFGAVPESGSLKSPHRRTLSFDTSKMNQPDSSVDEGDSSFGRQNDPFTNVTASLPQKFATLPRKKNPFEESSESWDSSMNLFSKPVEVRKENKREKREKVSLFERVTGKKDSRRSDKLNNGGSDSPCDLKSPNAFSENRQDYFDYESTNPFTAKFRASNIMPSSSFHMNPTSNEDLRKIPDSNPFDATAGYRGLTYEEVLQELVKHKELLRRKDTHIRELEDYIDNLLVRVMEETPSILRVPYEPSRKAGKFANS
- the RAB11FIP2 gene encoding rab11 family-interacting protein 2 isoform X2 — its product is MMLSEQAQKWFPTHVQVTVLQAKDLKPKGKSGTNDTYTIIQLGKEKYSTSVAEKTLEPVWKEEASFELPGLLMQGNPEKYILFLIVMHRSLVGLDKFLGQVAINLNDIFEDKQRRKTEWFRLESKQGKRAKNRGEIKVNIQFMRNNMTASMFDLSMKDKTRSPFAKLKDKMKGRKNDGTFSDTSSAIIPSSHMPDASTEFSSGEMQMKSKPKKPFLLGPQRLSSAHSMSDLTGTHISSEKLKSGTAGQTHLLGRQIDSFGAVPESGSLKSPHRRTLSFDTSKMNQPDSSVDEGDSSFGRQNDPFTNVTASLPQKFATLPRKKNPFEESSESWDSSMNLFSKPVEVRKENKREKREKVSLFERVTGKKDSRRSDKLNNGGSDSPCDLKSPNAFSENRQDYFDYESTNPFTAKFRASNIMPSSSTSWNCEYTFK